The following nucleotide sequence is from Nitrosopumilus adriaticus.
ATGCGATACCTCCTTTTTCAAGAAGATTGCAAATCAAGTCATCAAAAGTCTGACCTTTTCTGCCTAAATTTTGTAATCGATTCCTCGTTGTTTTTTTCAGAGGAATCGAAGTTGTTTTAGATTTTTCCATAAGAATGATAGAAACAATCAGGCTTTGAGAAGTAATTTTGATGATTAATCTCATATTCCGTAACGGAATTCAAAATAACTATGATAAATTGTAAAAAATGAGCCTAATATGGCATATTTCATCCATTATGAAACCCAATAATAATTGAATTTTATAGTTAATAAACCAAATTTTCAGGATTTGGTGTCAAGATAGGAAGAGTGTTTTGAAGTCTTTCTACCATTTTTGTCAATTTGGCAATTTCTTGTTTATTGGAGGACGTTTCCTTATCATTTAGTTCAAGATCTCTTCTATATCGTTCACTTTGGTCAACTGTTAATTCAGGTTCAACCTTAGCAAACCATTCAATTTTCTTCTCTTCACTCATCCTATCATATTGAGGGAGATACCCACCATGACCAATCATCCTATGTGCATATCCTTCTCTATTAACATCAGCACATTTTCCAAAGAAAAATGATCTGAACGAATACAATGTAATTTTTCGATAATTGTTTGAATGATATCTATCTGTGAATCCAACCGAATCACAATATCGTGAAAATGTTTTACTTTCATTTTTTTCTGCAATCAGGGGATCTTTATGCTTTGCAAACACCAGATCATCATCCTGTAATTTTTCCAAAATTGGTAAAATGTGTCCATATGCTTCTTTTGTAAGATAAACAGAACGTCCAGAACGAGTCTTTACACCCTCAGGATGGATAGTTATTTTTATTCTAGAATTAGTTAAGTCAAAATCCTTTTTTCTTGCTTGTAGCAACTCACTAGGTCTTGCTCCAGTTGAAATTAGAGCCAAATAAAATGCCTTTTTCTGAGGTTTTGCTACAGCAAGTATCTTTTGTATTTCTTCCATTTGTAATGCATGTAATTCTTCACGAATTTTCTTTTTCCACACAAGGTTATCTTTGATATCCTGAGGGTGAATTTTGAATCCACGATAATGAAACAATACTTTGAGTTTTGAGAAATATACCTTTAATGTAGATGTAAGAATATTTTTTTGATAATTCCAATCAATCCAGCTTTGTAAAATATCAATTATGGCATCAGTTTTTTCTTTTTCAGAGATAGAATTTAACTCATCAAATATTTCATTACTGGTTCGTCCAGCATAATATTCGTGACAGAATTGATCAAAGGATTTTTGAACGGTTTGGAATATTTCCTGAGTTCTTTTTGAACGATTAGATATCTTTTCTTCAAATGTCTTTTCTTTGGATTTTTTGATGAGGAATGAACTCATAAGAGTAGAATGGATTATCAGAAATTAAGGAAGTAAAGTCCAACATTTCAGTCCGACTTCGTTGTTAAAGTCATATATCTTAAAAACATGAATATTTTTGGGATTTATCTCTATTAAGGCACACGTAGGAATTATTCTTTAGAATAGTCACAATTTGGGCATT
It contains:
- a CDS encoding tyrosine-type recombinase/integrase, whose amino-acid sequence is MSSFLIKKSKEKTFEEKISNRSKRTQEIFQTVQKSFDQFCHEYYAGRTSNEIFDELNSISEKEKTDAIIDILQSWIDWNYQKNILTSTLKVYFSKLKVLFHYRGFKIHPQDIKDNLVWKKKIREELHALQMEEIQKILAVAKPQKKAFYLALISTGARPSELLQARKKDFDLTNSRIKITIHPEGVKTRSGRSVYLTKEAYGHILPILEKLQDDDLVFAKHKDPLIAEKNESKTFSRYCDSVGFTDRYHSNNYRKITLYSFRSFFFGKCADVNREGYAHRMIGHGGYLPQYDRMSEEKKIEWFAKVEPELTVDQSERYRRDLELNDKETSSNKQEIAKLTKMVERLQNTLPILTPNPENLVY